agctagggcagaccaggggctaacgGAGGAGAGCTaggcagaccaggggctaacggaggagagctagggcagaccaggggctaacggaggagagctagggcagaccagggcTAACGGAGGAGGCTAGGGCGACCAGGGCTACGGGGAAGTAGGCACCAGGGGCTAACAGGggagagctagggcagaccaggggctaacagaggagagctagggcagaccagggctaacagaggagagctagggcagaccaggggctaacagaggagagctagggcagaccaggggctaacagaggagcgctagggcagaccaggggctaacagaggagcgctagggcagaccaggggctaacagaggagcGCTAGGGGCaggcagaccaggggctaacagaggagcgctagggcagaccaggggctaacagaggagcgctagggcagaccaggggctaacagGTAGGAGCGCTAGGGCAGGACCGAGGGGCTAACAGAGGAGCGCTACGGGCAGACCCGGGGCTAACATGAGGGGAACTAGGCAGACCATGGGGCTAACAGAGGAGCGCCTAGGGCAGGACCAGCGGGCTAACAGAGGAGCGCTAGGGCAGACCACGGGCTAACAGATGAGGAGGGCAGAACCAGGGGGCTAACAGAGGGAGAGACTAGGGCAGATGAAGGGCTAACAGCAGGAGCGCTaggcagaccaggggctaacagCAGGAGCGCTAGGGGAcagaccaggggctaacagagTGGGAACTAGGGCAGACCAGAggctaacagaggagagctagGGCAGATGAAGGGCTAACAGAGGAGCGCTAGGGCAGATGAAGGGCTAACAGAGGAGCGCTAGGGCAGATGAAGAGCTAACAGAGGAGcgctagggcagaccaggggctaacagagCAGAGCTAGGGCAGATGAAGGGCTAACAGAGGAGcgctagggcagaccaggggctaacagaggagcgctagggcagaccaggggctaacagaggagagctagGGCAGATGAAGGGCTAACAGAGGAGcgctagggcagaccaggggctaacagaggggaactagggcagaccaggggctaacagaggagcGCTAGGGCAGATGAAGGGCTAACAGAGGAGAGGGCAGACAGGAGTAAGGGCAATGTGGGGGCAGGAGCTATAGAAAAAGCAGCAGAACCAGAGACAGAAAAGGTTGAACTTTATGGGTGTCTTTTTTCaccccaacttactatgtagCTCAAACACACATAGAGAGCTTATAACTGTTGTGCCAGTCTCCATCTGTTAGTACTGAACTGCAAACCCCAGCATTCCCTGTCAGCCATATGTATGCTTCTAACAACAGCGCAAACACAACACACACGGTGATACAAAACTCCCACAAGTCTGCAGATAGATATAAGCAAGAAGGGAGGAGACAATGCGGGTAATTGGTGAAAAGGGGCGGGGAAATGTACGAGGAAATTGAGCGGGAAGGAGTTCCCTGCGTCATTTGCATTCCTGTTGTCATTCCTCCTCAGGCCGCTGGGGGTCGCACAACTTTTGTCATTCTCTGGCCAGAGAGACAGGCTCGTTTGTTTAGCTGGGCGGTTCCGGGATGCGTCAGGCGCTGTGAGAAGGGACTGCGTTACCCATAATGCACAGAGGAGTCCCTTTGTAGCAGCTCGGAGCGGGTATAGACATGTCCAGCCTGCAGAGATCGGCCCCTGCCTCACAGAATGTGTCCCTGCCTCTGGAGCAGGTTAAGGGTGAGTCTCACACAGGGGAAAGCAGGAGGTGTTCATAGGCTGGGGGAATACCTCGAATAAATAAGGGGTTTGTAGTCCTATAATAGCtggacacaactcccagcatgccctgccagTCCCTAGGTTACATAGTTGGGCAGCCCTGGTTTCCCTCTGCACAAAGCTGTTTTATAGGCAGTTATATATAGGCCAGTTCTGCAACAAACAGTATGGGGACCATTTATAGGgcacttaaaggggtagtccacctttaaattaaccagTAATATGCCATTGAgatgctgagacaatttgcaattggtcgtccatctttattttttaagtttttttcagttatttggctttttgttcagcagctttccatctggtattttagcagctggttgttagggtcttatttaccctagcaaccaggcggtggtggtttaaacgagagacgggaatatgaataggggaggggctgcatTGAATGATAAGGAATACACAGTAACGACAAAaccggagcctcacagagcaatagggttttggctgccggggtcactgacccccatttgaaagctttaaaaatgtagaagtggcaaataatttgaaaactctaaataataaagaccaattgcaaagttgctaggattaggccattctataatgtgGCTgtaaacctgcccccccccggctATAGAGAGTCGTTGGTGCCCTATCTCAGCCATGTGTAAATGCCCATGTTTGTACCATTGCAGAGGCTCTAGGGGAAGTGCTGAACGCTCTGCAGTCGCCTACGGGAAGTGCCCGGCTGGAAGAGGCAAGAGAGAATTCCGGGAATGACCTCGGGAAAGTCCTGCAGCTTCTTCTCCCGGCAGCTGTTCAGATCCAGCAGGAAGTTCTGCAGAATTACGGATTTAGTCCTGATGGTGAGGGTGAGTGTCCGACACTTAACATCAGTGAGTTGGAAATGGGATGCctataatttttatatttaattttgaaatttcccatagggctagccatgttctttatttcccatagggctagccatattctttatttcccatggggctagccatattctttatttcccatagggctagccatattctttatttcccatagggctagccatgttctttatttcccatagggctagccatattctttatttcccatagggctagccatattctttatttcccatagggctagccatattctttatttcccatggggctagccatattctttatttcccagggtgccacagccatgtgatctgtgctttgataaacttcactcacacttaactgctgcgctgcaagttggagtgatatccccccccctcacccccagcagccgatcagcagaacaatgggaagggagcaagatagcagctcccagtaggtatcagaatagcactcaatagtaagaaatccaagtccggcttgggactcctccagttacatgggagtaggagaaacaataggttagctgaaagcagttctaatgtgtagcgctggctgaaagctcagactcaggcacactttactgctgcgctgcaagttggagtgatatcccccccacccctcacccccagcagccgatcagcagaacaatgggaagggagcaagatagcagctcccagtaggtatcagaatagcactcaatagtaagaaatccaagtccggcttgggactcctccagttacatgggagtaggagaaacaataggttagctgaaagcagttctaatgtgtagcgctggctgaaagctcagactcaggcacactttactgctgcgctgcaagttggagtgatatcccccccacccctcacccccagcagccgatcagcagaacaatgggaagggagcaagatagcagctcccagtaggtatcagaatagcactcaatagtaagaaatccaagtccggcttgggactcctccagttacatgggagtaggagaaacaataggttagctgaaagcagttctaatgtgtagcgctggctccttctgaaagctcagactcagtcacactttactgctgcgctgcaagttggagtgatatccccccctcacccccagcagccgatcagcagaacaatgggaagggagcaagatagcagctcccagtaggtatcagaatagcactcaatagtaagaaatccaagtccggcttgggactcctccagttacatgggagtaggagaaacaataggttagctgaaagcagttctaatgtgtagcgctggctccttctgaaagctcagactcaggcacactttactgctgcgctgcaagttggagtgatatcccccccccctcacccccagcagccgatcagcagaacaatgggaagggagcaagatagcagctcccagtaggtatcagaatagcactttcctGCTGGAAGTAGACCTAAATAAATTGAGTTTtctctttacttgccctttattggGTTTGGGAGGTGGAGCAAGCATTGTGCATAAAATCCACTATTTCTCTTTTTCTGGTTTTAGGTGTCCTCAGATTTGCCAGACTTGTCAAGTCTTATGAATCACAGGACCCTGAAATTGCCGCTATGTCCAGCAAACTGAAGTCCTTCTTCCTGCCGCCGTTACCGCTTCCCCCCCACGCTGGTCTCTCCGCCCCTTCATCATGAACTGTTCCACTTCTTGTTGCGAAATAGCAGGCTATGCCTGAAACATCCATCACTCCTCCCTTTGGCTGTTACACACTTGGCCCCTCATTAATGgacagtcgggggggggggggggcatgggattAAGGAATCTTTTTCTGTCTGTTACTTTAACATTTCAGGCTCCAGTTCTCCCTCAGAGGGAATCATTTTGTCCCACTCTGTCTGGTATCGGTGGTACTTTCTGCGGTGGCATATGAGATACATAACAAGTTAGTTATACTAGAAAATACTCAGAGGGAGGATGGGCCTGTATTGATCTGTCTCTTGTATTGCTCTGTATAGAGAGGAGTTTGTGAAAAATAGAGGCAGAAAACATTTTTGGCCCCAGACCTTAAGCCAGGACTGTCTGGAAGCCCAAGTTTTAGATGTGGCCCTCAGAGTAATGGCTATAGCCCCCAGCCTGGCCATTGGCTAGATAAACTTATTTCTATGACATAATCAGGGCTAAGAACATTTGGCATATTAAATATGCAGGCAGGGTGCTGTCTTCTCTAGGAAGTTTTCCTCCCAAAGTTTATCATTCTAACCAGGGGTTAGAAAAGGTCCAAAATGGAGcctgtgccagatacagtacagTCAGTAAGCTTTGTTGTGGGATGGTTgaaaacagtggcataactatggtTCTTTGgtctctagttacaccactggctaaaaaaaataaaagtaatttgaaATAAACAAAACTGTATCAGCTTCTGCTTACGAGGATGTGTATGTTGCCTTCATAACTAAACTGAGAATCAGAGTTAGAACATACCGGTCCCTGAATACCTGTGACCCCAATGCTCACTGACAGACTGTGGCTGTGACCAGAGTCACCAAAACACTGTAGCTCAGGGAAGGGCACTGTAGCACTAAAGAGCCGCCCGcttctttaggaacccagttttgTATTGTATCATCTTTAATGAGAAGCCAACAACAAATGTctgatttatgttttattttcctcAACGTTTATCACATCAGCAATTTAAtaattgttaaaatgttaatctTGTTATGAGGCAGTTTGTGCCAAGGTGCAAGGGTTTGAGTACTGCCTATTTACTTTATTTGGGAAGTTGTAAAACACTTATCTAAGCCTCTAGGACAGTGGTTGCTGGGCTGCTTTGGTTCAAGTTCTCACTGAGCTgataaggttacagatacaggGAAAcgtttagggcagtggtacatggggagattagtcgcggggcaatgccatcccactggctagaatgtaaatctctggtgggatggcatatgcgctgCTGCGACGTCccacagtcgcccaaagtttcctctcaagacaactttgggcgagattgcggggagattagtcacttgcgacaacgaagatttgtcacggggcgactaatctccccgtgtaccacttcccctagggtgaagacacactgggctactagtagctgctactttttcaaggctactaaactccagaaaatcccttgCCACAGACGATACTgcgaattgcctctgctaaaacacgtagagacagttatcagtaaatgatcaacattgtctgtgtgtcttcacccttacgcATTAGCAATTAGACCAAATACATATATGGGATGGCAAAAGTGTTCCCCCCCAGTACTCAGTAGAATAGACCTGGGCTGTCAGGGGTAGCAAAAattttccccaaatctcaccctaactggcctttaggtaGAGCATACCTTCCTGGTCACTGACGTAGGCCCAACCGTTTGGGAATTGGTTGCTAGGTGTttgctgcaaagaaaaaaaaaatacaaaatgcaggaaaaatgCTTCatactatatacaatatatacaatataaaagtgAGCCAGCCAATCACTTATCACTTGTATTAAGCTGAGCACAGGCCCATTCTCCTCTGGCATAAAGTGAACCCCACAGAGACTGGCAGAATGACAATATCCATGATTAATGTCATATACTGATTGTTGCTTTTAAAGTGTATGGTCTTTATATTGGCCTATAACATTGAGCTGTAACGGGCACTCTCTCTGCTCTTGCTGCCACCGGTAGTTCTTGTAATTTCCTCAGTAAGTGCACTCTGCAGCAGCCCCCGTATCGACTTGGACATCTTGCTCTTGAAGTCCTTACccataaaaacataaatgatGGGATTGATGCAGCTGTTGCTGTAGGCCAATGCCTGGGACAAGTGGTCGAGACGCGTCAGGGTGGAACTACTGATGTACTCGAGAGCAATTCCGATAACGTGGTAGGGGGTCCACAGCATGCAAAAGGCCAGCACGATAGCAATAACCACCTTGCGTGTCTTTCGGCCTACGTTGGCAAAGCGTCCACTTTGTACCTTCCAGCTGAGTCGGATATAGCAGAAAAGGATAACGAGCAGAGGCAAGAAGAAGCCAAAGATCACTCGGGTTATAGTGATGGCAACGGAAGTTTCATGGCCTGAGGGTTCCACATCCGAATTATCATGAGCAAAATTATTATAAGTATAGTTGCCAAAATCATAATCCTCTTCTAAACCACTATATTCAAAATCTCCCTCCACTTGCTTGTAGGTGTAGCCGCAGTAGGTGTGGTTATTGTAATATGTGATTGTTCGGTACATGAACACGGGGAGGCACAACGTTAGGGACACGAGCCAGATGACCAAGCACAGGAGATAAGCCAGAGGCACGCTGCGGTGATTCTGGGCCCACACTGGCTTGACTACCAGAATATAGCGATCCACGCTTATGGCCACCAGAGTGAAGACGCTGGCAAACATGTTGAGGAT
The sequence above is a segment of the Xenopus tropicalis strain Nigerian chromosome 7, UCB_Xtro_10.0, whole genome shotgun sequence genome. Coding sequences within it:
- the c12orf57 gene encoding protein C10, with product MSSLQRSAPASQNVSLPLEQVKEALGEVLNALQSPTGSARLEEARENSGNDLGKVLQLLLPAAVQIQQEVLQNYGFSPDGEGVLRFARLVKSYESQDPEIAAMSSKLKSFFLPPLPLPPHAGLSAPSS
- the c3ar1 gene encoding C3a anaphylatoxin chemotactic receptor, whose amino-acid sequence is MASNVQYQEWDETTAFYLHINGSQTYLEVSSTLPEVNRSYVGSSTPQMEHYSPESMVTLIVMALTFVVGVPGNILVIWVTGIKMRRTVNTVWFCNLAVADLICCLSLPFSMAHEILHNAWPNDSISCKVLPSIIILNMFASVFTLVAISVDRYILVVKPVWAQNHRSVPLAYLLCLVIWLVSLTLCLPVFMYRTITYYNNHTYCGYTYKQVEGDFEYSGLEEDYDFGNYTYNNFAHDNSDVEPSGHETSVAITITRVIFGFFLPLLVILFCYIRLSWKVQSGRFANVGRKTRKVVIAIVLAFCMLWTPYHVIGIALEYISSSTLTRLDHLSQALAYSNSCINPIIYVFMGKDFKSKMSKSIRGLLQSALTEEITRTTGGSKSRESARYSSML